From a single Aquarana catesbeiana isolate 2022-GZ linkage group LG09, ASM4218655v1, whole genome shotgun sequence genomic region:
- the LOC141108715 gene encoding death domain-containing protein CRADD-like, translated as MDSKHRELLRSLRLELCSQAVADGLVPQYLFQEGIITREQLEDICGQVTSQRRAMKLLDLLPTRGPKAFDVFLDSLAEFPWVQENLKLRCQRSSPVPESKSSALPANVLQNCPNDRQLNLLAGKLGSEWEQVLGHLGLDHSDLYRCKVQHPGNLHSQVMEGLVKWKQHMGRKATIQRLWEALEAAEMDPSEIKLILQ; from the coding sequence ATGGATTCTAAACACAGGGAGCTCCTCAGAAGCCTTCGTCTTGAGTTGTGTTCTCAAGCCGTAGCCGACGGACTGGTTCCCCAGTATCTGTTCCAGGAAGGCATCATCACCCGCGAGCAACTGGAGGACATATGCGGGCAGGTCACCAGTCAGAGAAGAGCCATGAAGCTCCTGGACCTCCTGCCCACCCGGGGGCCCAAGGCCTTCGACGTCTTCTTGGACTCGCTGGCCGAATTCCCATGGGTCCAGGAGAATTTAAAGCTGCGCTGCCAAAGGAGCTCTCCTGTACCAGAGAGCAAATCTTCGGCCTTGCCCGCCAATGTCCTACAGAACTGTCCTAACGACCGGCAACTGAACCTTCTGGCAGGAAAACTGGGATCGGAATGGGAGCAGGTTCTGGGTCACCTAGGACTGGACCACAGCGACCTGTACAGGTGTAAAGTACAACATCCAGGCAACCTGCACTCGCAGGTCATGGAGGGACTGGTGAAATGGAAGCAGCACATGGGACGCAAGGCCACCATCCAACGTCTGTGGGAAGCCTTAGAAGCCGCTGAGATGGATCCCTCAGAAATAAAACTTATTTTACAATGA